The Saccharomonospora glauca K62 genome has a segment encoding these proteins:
- a CDS encoding flavodoxin family protein, translated as MARLLIVHHTPSPHLAAMLDAVLSGATDPEISGVEVVREPALSATASDVLAADAYLLGTPANLGYMSGALKHFFDTIYYPCLEATRKRPFGYYVHGNQGTEGATKSIDTVVTGLGWQQAAPAVVVHGEPTKDDLEACWELGATVAAGLMS; from the coding sequence GTGGCCAGGTTGCTGATCGTCCATCACACCCCTTCCCCACATCTCGCGGCCATGTTGGACGCCGTGCTGTCCGGAGCCACCGACCCCGAGATCAGCGGTGTCGAGGTCGTGCGCGAGCCCGCTTTGTCGGCCACCGCGTCGGACGTACTGGCCGCCGACGCCTACCTGCTCGGGACACCGGCCAATTTGGGCTACATGTCGGGGGCGTTGAAGCATTTCTTCGACACGATCTACTACCCGTGTCTTGAAGCGACCCGTAAACGCCCTTTCGGCTACTACGTGCACGGCAATCAAGGCACGGAAGGCGCCACGAAATCGATCGACACGGTGGTCACGGGGCTGGGTTGGCAACAGGCCGCTCCGGCGGTGGTGGTCCACGGCGAACCCACCAAGGACGATCTCGAAGCATGCTGGGAGCTCGGCGCGACGGTGGCCGCCGGGCTCATGTCCTGA